The following proteins are encoded in a genomic region of Penaeus chinensis breed Huanghai No. 1 chromosome 10, ASM1920278v2, whole genome shotgun sequence:
- the LOC125029754 gene encoding cholinesterase 2-like isoform X2, whose translation MLSILVAMAVLAPAGVVGVAAGDAAPVVAVAEGRVAGVTETSTKGRGFHAYYGVPFARPPLGELRLKDPVRAEGWEGVRDGSKMPPPCLQVPFDLSAMGVVLGPEELYGDEDCLYLNVFTPKMEAVERLPVMVWIHGGGFFSGGAYEYLPHVLMNHDIVLVVVQYRLGIMGFLSTEDEVMPGNFGMKDQVMALRWVQDNIHSFGGDAARVTIFGESAGGASVHLHMLSPKSKGLFSRAIMHSGSALAPWAYREQFKSVTEEVCKSVGCAEGLNSQEILACLQQADGRRLAASFQDCMKWFLLPVVALPRNDGDFLPDDPARLMRDGEFHHVNVMSGITRDEGALISQLLLVREDLFDALRENFSVVGPISMAIGPEVPDPVEFSTKVYQHYLGDLTFDPDRMEDLMRLMTDYSFAVPHDLTTLHHARVSGLATYRYELRHRAELSFGDFYETEKGRHWIPHSDDLHYLFAGGPLLAPDFLPERPSDLQSQEDLRLRDIITTLWTNFAAMGNPTPDDALGFKWEAATEDDLRYLALTPSPAMEADQRQEVRDFHASLPSKVNQILNPERIVSGKKSSPRPSQDEL comes from the exons ATGTTGTCTATCCTCGTGGCGATGGCGGTTCTGGCGCCGGCGGGCGTGGTGGGCGTGGCGGCTGGCGACGCCGCGCCcgtggtggcggtggcggaggGGCGCGTGGCGGGCGTGACGGAGACCTCCACGAAGGGCAGAGGATTCCACGCCTACTACGGCGTCCCCTTCGCCAGGCCGCCCCTGGGGGAGCTCAGGCTCAAG GACCCGGTGAGGGCGGAGGGCTGGGAAGGCGTGCGGGACGGGTCCAAGATGCCCCCACCTTGCCTCCAAGTGCCCTTCGATCTCTCTGCTATGGGCGTCGTTCTGGGCCCAGAGGAGCTGTATGGCGATGAGGACTGTCTCTACCTCAACGTGTTCACGCCAAAA ATGGAGGCTGTCGAGAGACTCCCGGTCATGGTCTGGATCCACGGGGGAGGATTCTTCTCTGGCGGTGCCTACGAGTACCTGCCTCACGTTCTCATGAACCACGACATTGTGCTGGTAGTTGTGCAGTACAGACTCGGCATCATGG GGTTCTTGTCCACGGAGGATGAGGTAATGCCAGGCAACTTCGGGATGAAGGACCAGGTCATGGCCCTCCGCTGGGTGCAGGACAACATCCACAGCTTTGGCGGCGACGCCGCCAGGGTCACTATCTTTGGGGAAAGCGCGGGGGGCGCCTCCGTCCACCTGCACATGCTGTCGCCCAAGTCAAAAG GCCTCTTCTCTCGCGCCATCATGCATTCTGGGTCAGCCTTGGCGCCTTGGGCTTACAGAGAGCAGTTCAAATCTGTGACGGAGGAAGTGTGCAAATCTGTCGGCTGCGCAGAAGGCCTCAACAGCCAGGAGATTCTTGCTTGTCTCCAGCAGGCGGATGGTCGCAGGTTGGCCGCCAGTTTCCAGGATTGTATG AAATGGTTCCTCTTGCCTGTGGTAGCCTTACCTCGCAATGACGGCGATTTCCTGCCCGATGATCCCGCGCGTTTGATGCGTGACGGGGAGTTCCATCACGTGAATGTTATGTCTGGCATCACAAGAGACGAAGGGGCTCTTATATCACAAC TACTGTTAGTCCGCGAAGACCTGTTCGACGCCCTACGAGAGAACTTCTCCGTCGTCGGCCCCATCAGCATGGCGATCGGACCCGAAGTTCCAGATCCTGTAGAATTTAGTACCAAGGTTTACCAGCACTATCTTGGCGACCTGACCTTTGATCCTGACCGCATGGAAGACCTCATGCGG TTGATGACAGACTACTCGTTCGCGGTGCCTCACGACCTGACGACCCTCCATCACGCTCGGGTCTCCGGTCTTGCCACCTACCGCTATGAGCTCAGGCACCGAGCCGAGTTGTCCTTCGGTGATTTctatgagacagagaaagggcgTCACT GGATTCCTCATTCTGACGACCTGCATTACCTGTTCGCCGGCGGGCCACTCCTCGCCCCTGACTTTCTACCGGAGCGGCCATCGGACCTGCAGAGCCAAGAGGACCTTCGGCTTAGGGACATCATCACAACCTTATGGACCAACTTCGCTGCTATGGG taACCCGACTCCCGACGACGccctaggcttcaagtgggaggcgGCGACCGAGGACGACCTCCGCTACCtcgccctcacgccctcgcccGCCATGGAGGCCGACCAACGACAGGAA gTACGGGATTTCCACGCTTCTTTGCCATCAAAAGTGAACCAAATCCTCAATCCTGAACGCATCGTCTCGGGGAAGAAATCCTCGCCACGTCCTTCCCAGGATGAGCTGTAA
- the LOC125029754 gene encoding juvenile hormone esterase-like isoform X1, whose protein sequence is MKRRISTENAQMLSILVAMAVLAPAGVVGVAAGDAAPVVAVAEGRVAGVTETSTKGRGFHAYYGVPFARPPLGELRLKDPVRAEGWEGVRDGSKMPPPCLQVPFDLSAMGVVLGPEELYGDEDCLYLNVFTPKMEAVERLPVMVWIHGGGFFSGGAYEYLPHVLMNHDIVLVVVQYRLGIMGFLSTEDEVMPGNFGMKDQVMALRWVQDNIHSFGGDAARVTIFGESAGGASVHLHMLSPKSKGLFSRAIMHSGSALAPWAYREQFKSVTEEVCKSVGCAEGLNSQEILACLQQADGRRLAASFQDCMKWFLLPVVALPRNDGDFLPDDPARLMRDGEFHHVNVMSGITRDEGALISQLLLVREDLFDALRENFSVVGPISMAIGPEVPDPVEFSTKVYQHYLGDLTFDPDRMEDLMRLMTDYSFAVPHDLTTLHHARVSGLATYRYELRHRAELSFGDFYETEKGRHWIPHSDDLHYLFAGGPLLAPDFLPERPSDLQSQEDLRLRDIITTLWTNFAAMGNPTPDDALGFKWEAATEDDLRYLALTPSPAMEADQRQEVRDFHASLPSKVNQILNPERIVSGKKSSPRPSQDEL, encoded by the exons ATGAAAAGAAGAATCAGTACAGAGAA CGCCCAAATGTTGTCTATCCTCGTGGCGATGGCGGTTCTGGCGCCGGCGGGCGTGGTGGGCGTGGCGGCTGGCGACGCCGCGCCcgtggtggcggtggcggaggGGCGCGTGGCGGGCGTGACGGAGACCTCCACGAAGGGCAGAGGATTCCACGCCTACTACGGCGTCCCCTTCGCCAGGCCGCCCCTGGGGGAGCTCAGGCTCAAG GACCCGGTGAGGGCGGAGGGCTGGGAAGGCGTGCGGGACGGGTCCAAGATGCCCCCACCTTGCCTCCAAGTGCCCTTCGATCTCTCTGCTATGGGCGTCGTTCTGGGCCCAGAGGAGCTGTATGGCGATGAGGACTGTCTCTACCTCAACGTGTTCACGCCAAAA ATGGAGGCTGTCGAGAGACTCCCGGTCATGGTCTGGATCCACGGGGGAGGATTCTTCTCTGGCGGTGCCTACGAGTACCTGCCTCACGTTCTCATGAACCACGACATTGTGCTGGTAGTTGTGCAGTACAGACTCGGCATCATGG GGTTCTTGTCCACGGAGGATGAGGTAATGCCAGGCAACTTCGGGATGAAGGACCAGGTCATGGCCCTCCGCTGGGTGCAGGACAACATCCACAGCTTTGGCGGCGACGCCGCCAGGGTCACTATCTTTGGGGAAAGCGCGGGGGGCGCCTCCGTCCACCTGCACATGCTGTCGCCCAAGTCAAAAG GCCTCTTCTCTCGCGCCATCATGCATTCTGGGTCAGCCTTGGCGCCTTGGGCTTACAGAGAGCAGTTCAAATCTGTGACGGAGGAAGTGTGCAAATCTGTCGGCTGCGCAGAAGGCCTCAACAGCCAGGAGATTCTTGCTTGTCTCCAGCAGGCGGATGGTCGCAGGTTGGCCGCCAGTTTCCAGGATTGTATG AAATGGTTCCTCTTGCCTGTGGTAGCCTTACCTCGCAATGACGGCGATTTCCTGCCCGATGATCCCGCGCGTTTGATGCGTGACGGGGAGTTCCATCACGTGAATGTTATGTCTGGCATCACAAGAGACGAAGGGGCTCTTATATCACAAC TACTGTTAGTCCGCGAAGACCTGTTCGACGCCCTACGAGAGAACTTCTCCGTCGTCGGCCCCATCAGCATGGCGATCGGACCCGAAGTTCCAGATCCTGTAGAATTTAGTACCAAGGTTTACCAGCACTATCTTGGCGACCTGACCTTTGATCCTGACCGCATGGAAGACCTCATGCGG TTGATGACAGACTACTCGTTCGCGGTGCCTCACGACCTGACGACCCTCCATCACGCTCGGGTCTCCGGTCTTGCCACCTACCGCTATGAGCTCAGGCACCGAGCCGAGTTGTCCTTCGGTGATTTctatgagacagagaaagggcgTCACT GGATTCCTCATTCTGACGACCTGCATTACCTGTTCGCCGGCGGGCCACTCCTCGCCCCTGACTTTCTACCGGAGCGGCCATCGGACCTGCAGAGCCAAGAGGACCTTCGGCTTAGGGACATCATCACAACCTTATGGACCAACTTCGCTGCTATGGG taACCCGACTCCCGACGACGccctaggcttcaagtgggaggcgGCGACCGAGGACGACCTCCGCTACCtcgccctcacgccctcgcccGCCATGGAGGCCGACCAACGACAGGAA gTACGGGATTTCCACGCTTCTTTGCCATCAAAAGTGAACCAAATCCTCAATCCTGAACGCATCGTCTCGGGGAAGAAATCCTCGCCACGTCCTTCCCAGGATGAGCTGTAA